The Candidatus Saccharibacteria bacterium oral taxon 955 DNA segment TCAAGAGGCCCACCAGAAGTGCCAATACGAGGATATGCCACTTTGTGCCTATAGGGTGCCGCAGGGTATGATGGAGCAAATTGGGCTGGGTGATTTACCAAAGGGTGTAGCGGTAGTGGGCGGCTCGGCACGTGCTTTGTTTCAGGCGGCGGTACTGGGTGAGAAAGCGTCGATTCGTGACGTTGACCTAGCTGCACTCGCTGGCGTGACGCCTGATGATATAGATTTTGATCAGTTAGGTAAAAAATACATGCCTGATGACTATAGGCATGGTCATGGTGTTCAGGAGACTGAAGTTGATGCTTATTTTGCGACTCGAGACTTGACGGTCAACGAGGTGTTTGTTGTTGATGGCGTGGTCGTTGCTACTGAGCGGTGTCTTGGTGATCTAAGGGAAAAGATTATTCGTCCGACCGAATACGAATCCGAAGGCTGGTCGACAGGTATTGGTCCTCGAATATCTATGAAAGCAAAGCTATTCTCAGTGATTTATCAATCAGAGTATGGAAAAGGTAGCTGTGAGGGCTTTACGATGCCGTCTGATTGCGGTGAGTTTAACGAGGCGCTGGCCCTCAACAAGGCGTTTCAGTATGGATTTGATATATCTAGAGCGTTTCTAGAAGAGGTTGGCTATAGTGATATGTCAGATGACAAAATAGTTGAACACGCTAAGTACCTAGCGGATGAGTCTGATTTTGAGTTTCGTGGTAGCGCGATCGCTGATTTAGTCAACCAGGGTCGTCGTTTGACAGGTCGTTATTACGAGGATGATGATTTTGCCGATCTACCCCCAAGTGAGCTAGCGTATGAGCGAGCCATAAAAATGATGGGTGAGTGTGCGTGTCGTATGCCACCAGGTGTCGATATCGCAGAGTACTAGGGTGTATAATGTCGATATGGTAAAACCAGCGTTTAAACCAAAAAGGATTCTCTGGATGGATATGGAGATGACGGGAATAGATCCAGTCAACGACTATCCATTGGAGCTTGCAGTAATCGTAACTGACTGGAATCTCAAGGAGATCGCTACTTATGAAGGCGCCATACACTGGTGTAGCAAGAAATTGGCGATACGGTTTGATATGAATAAGTCTTTTTGGGAAGGTGAGGGTGCTGAGGCAAAAGTTCAGCTAGTTGCTCAAAACAAAGCTACCAAGAAGACAAAAGCGATGGTTGAGCGTGAGCTGATGGCGTTTATCGATGAGCATTTCGATGATGGTCCAGTTCTTCTTGCGGGCAATTCGATTCACCAGGATCGTAAGTTTATTGATATTTGGTTCAAGAAGGTTAGTAAACGTCTGCACTATCGAATGCTCGATGTTAGTGCGTGGAAAGTGGTCATGGAAGGGAAGTTCGGTAAAAAGTTTGCTAAGCCTGGAGAACACCGAGCGCTTGATGATATCCGTGGGAGTATCAAAGAACTTGAGTATTATCTAAAGATGATGCATGCAAAGTAATAGGCTCTAATGGTTGTTTTTGTCAACAAAGTGAAGCGCTTCTGGGGCGATAGGATAAGATATGACACATAAAGAACTAGAATCATTTTTACTGAGCTTACCTGGGACATGGCTTGATTATCCATTTGGCCAAGAAACGGCTGTTTATAAAGTTGGACGTAAGGACGCGGTCGGTCAGAAAGAAAAGATGTTTGCGCTAATTGCTGAGGGGTCGAAGCCACTTCGAGTCAGCTTCAAATGTGATCCACAACTTAGTGAACACTTGCGAGAAAAGTATGAAACCGTATTGCCAGGATACCATCTCAACAAGAAGCACTGGAATACTATCATCTGCAGCGGACAGTTGAGTGATGATGAAATTAAAGACCTGGCAAGGCTAAGTTATCGACTTGTTACTGAATAGGTTAAGATTTTGAGGCGTCGAACGACGCATATGATTTAAGAATAAGGTCGATATTTTCTATGCCGTTATTGCAGAGTTTTTTGATCGCATCTGTAGAGCCGGCTTTTTTGAGAGTGACCACTTGGCTACGTAACAGAGTCAACTCGTATCTCATTTGGCTAGTATAGGTACGGTTGAGGGTACCACGCTGGTGAGAGTCGTTTAGGGACTTTGACAACTTCTCACGATAGGCAGTTTCTTTGGCTGTGAGATCTTTGTCGGCTTTAAGCTTGCGCTCTTTCATGATTGCGGTAATATCGGTGTTCATCGTCGAGAGGGTTGTTCTGAGAGCGGCGTTTGCTTCAGAAATCTGATTAACGTTGAGGTGTGGCTGTTGTTCTGCAGTGACGGCTTGAAGTGTATTGATGCGACT contains these protein-coding regions:
- a CDS encoding oligoribonuclease, with the protein product MVKPAFKPKRILWMDMEMTGIDPVNDYPLELAVIVTDWNLKEIATYEGAIHWCSKKLAIRFDMNKSFWEGEGAEAKVQLVAQNKATKKTKAMVERELMAFIDEHFDDGPVLLAGNSIHQDRKFIDIWFKKVSKRLHYRMLDVSAWKVVMEGKFGKKFAKPGEHRALDDIRGSIKELEYYLKMMHAK
- a CDS encoding MmcQ/YjbR family DNA-binding protein encodes the protein MTHKELESFLLSLPGTWLDYPFGQETAVYKVGRKDAVGQKEKMFALIAEGSKPLRVSFKCDPQLSEHLREKYETVLPGYHLNKKHWNTIICSGQLSDDEIKDLARLSYRLVTE